The Desulfobacterales bacterium sequence TGGTTTTTCCTCAACCTGCTGATCGAGTCCACCGTAATTCCCCTTGAACTCATTTTCGAGCATCGACTGTACCTGCCGTCAATCGGTTTCTTCATGGGAGTGGTCGCTGTTATTGATTTCGGGGTGGCACGGTCGCGTCCCCGGCGGCCGGCCGAGGCCCGCAAGATTGTTTTGTTGGTTATGATTATCCTGATTACGGTTTCCTCTGTTTTGACCACCATCCGCAACGAGGATTGGCGCGACTCCCTGACCATCTATGAGGATTGTTATCTGAAATCCCCGGAAAAGTCCCGGGCCGTGTCAAACTACGGGATGGTTCTGGCCGGGGCCGGCCGGCGCACCGAAGCCCTTGCGCTCCTGGAGCGGGCCCTTGACATGGGCCGGAGGCACAATGAGGAATATATCACTACTGCCAACAATATTCTGAATATCCATAAGAGTCAGGGTGAATATGAAGAGGCGGTCAAGGCAGGGGAAAGATATTTTGCCAACATGACCTATGATCTGAACTTTGCCGGTTTTGATAAGTTTACCCGTAACTGGGGGTATGCGTATTTTAAAACCGGCAGGTATGAAGACGCCCTGAACACCTATACCACCGGCCTTCGGTTCAGTATCAATCCCCAACCATTGCTGCTGGCGACAAACAGACTGTTCGTTGCGGCCAACGAAACAGAGGAGGGGCGAAAAGAGCTGGGCCTGACCGGTGAACCGGTTGACGTTCCCTTGAAAATGGCCCGGCTGTCCCTGTTGTTGCGGCTCTACGACCAGGCGGACAAATATCTTCAAACGGCCCGGGAGTTGCAGCCTGAACATCCCCTCCTGCAACAGCTCCAGGGGGAGTTGGAAGAACAACTTGAAAAGAACAGGCTGGCGCGGCAACAGTTTCAAATCAGTAATGACCAGGCATACCGCGATAATGGATGGTTCCGTTTCTATATTACCCTGGCCAGATTTGTCATGTCTCACTACCCGCCCCTTATGGGACGGCCGTTATACTGGCTTCTGGACCAAGCCCGGGGCAGCGCCCCTGACAGCCCGTTTGTTGCCGTGTATCTGGCCCGCTGGGAGATGCACAACGGCCGGCAGGAGGAAGCGGTCCAGCGGCTGGAACGCGCCCTGCGCAGCCAACCGGATAACGTGATGTTGCTGGGCGCGCTCGGCCCTGATTATCTTGGCCTGGGCCGGACCGGTCAAGCAGTGGAGATTTTTACCCGGATCCTGGAGTTGTTCCCCGGTCATCCCCAGTGGGCTCAGTTGGAAAAAATAGTTGCGGACTGGGAAGCCTTGCAGGGCAAGGCGATTCCAGACCCGACCAGTTCTTAACGTCTTTTTCAGGAATAGCTGACTGGGCGTGCCGGGGGAGTAGCGGCCTTGTTGTTCAGCGGTCGTTCGTTTTGGCGGTGAATGGTCTTGAGTATTGATCTGGCCAAGCGGAGCAGCTCCTCTTTTTTGCCGGTGTAGTTGTTGGTGAAAAGGGTGAGGTAATGCGCTGCAAGGGATGGTCTGGGCTGGTAGCGGTAGTAGAAAAGGCCGAGATAGAGGTCGGCAAGCTCGTCCTCCGGGGCCTTGATTTTAATAAAATGACAGAGATCCGCCAACAGGTCCAACGGCAGTACCAGTGTTGCCGTGGAAAATTGTTTTTTTCGCATCAACTGGAAATAGGCGATATATGCCTGGAGCATTGTTTTTTTGATCCGGGGTTGGCGGCCAATGTCCACTGCGGCAAGCCAGGTCAGGTACGAGCGTAGAAAGGGGGCATTGCGGCGCAACAGTTCTTCGGTGGATACGGTCTTGTCCGGAGTTGTAACCTTCCAGACAATACCCTGGAGGGAATTGGAAAGCCGGGCCGGAGTGTCTTCGTTATATTCGGCCAGCAGGGTGTGAATATTGGTTGCCGCATAGATATCAACACCACTGTCAAGGAGCGCCCGGAGCCACTGGACGGTTGAAACCCTGGTCGGTGGTGGGACAGGGCCGGTTGGCCCTGGGACAGCGGTTTCTCCGCCAGGATGCCGCAGGCCGGTCCTGTCACCGAACCGCGAGGAGAAGTAGTTGCGGTAGTCGGCGGTTTTTGTCATCGGCCAGGCCAGGCAGGCTACGTCGCGGCGGAAGCCCTCGACCTCCTGCAGGTAGAAGGTGGTGAAAATGTTGCTGTCGGAGTTCAAGATGAGCATGCTGTCGGGGGAACAGCCGGACAGAACATCACGGCCTGCCTGCAGTTCAATGTCAATGGTATCGTAGTTTGTCTGCCGGGCGCCGTTTGAAATGGTGATGATGAGTATGGCGACCGGTGCGAACACGGCAACATGGCGCCCATATTTTTTGTAACCGCCCCGGAAGGCCGGGAGCAGCCGGTCAAGGGCCAGGATCGCCAGCATGGTGGCGACCAGGTTGGGCATGAGATACATCCGGGCCAGGATCTCCTCTTCAAAGCCGTGCTTGGCTGGAGCATTTACCATCAGGAAAAAGCACAGTGACGACAGAAACCAGACCAGGCAGGTCGCATCGCGGAGGGAAAACCGGCAGGCGAGGGTGCGCAGGACCTGCCAGATAACCAGGACGCCGGAGAAGATGGTGAGACCCTGGCTGGAAAAGAGACCGGTGACCAGGTATCGGTTCAGCCAGTAGGTGGCGGCCAGGGTCTGATCGCCAGCGGCGGTGAGCGAAAAGGTGCCGTAGAGCCGCCGCAGAAAGAGGTCGATCAGGTCCTGAAGATTATGCACGGATATACCCAGGGCACTGACCGGATTGGTGAAGAGCCAGGTGCTGATCACCGGCTGCAGGTAGCAGGCCAGACCCAGGAGGAAGGCGCCGATGAGCCATGAAAATTCCTTGATTCGGGTCCGGTTGTCGGGAAGCTTGAGCCAGTAATACCCGTAAATAAGAAAGAATCCCGGGAACAGAAAGACAATGGAATGGTGATTGGCTCCGCCCAGGCCGGCCACCAGCCCCAGGCCGCGGGTCGCGGGGTGAAATTTGTTCTTGCTGATGGTGAAAAGGGCCAGATAGATGCCGATGGAACAGATAAGGATGTGCAGGGAAAAGACCTCGGCAGCGGTCAGCCAGCGGATGCTCATGGGAGAAAAGACATAAAAACAGCCGCCGATCAAAATGGCCGCCGGCTGGACGTCAATCAGCCGAAGTGCCTTGTACAGGACGACAATCGCGGCCAGGAAACAGAGGGTGGAAAAGAGGTTATAGGTATAGATGACGTTGCTGAACGGCGAGATGAGCGAAAAAAGCTTGCCCAGGAGTATGTAGAGCGGATAGCCGGGCGGATGGGCAATGCCCAGGTTGAAACTGGCGGCGATCATCTCGCCGGAGTCGGCGCCGACCAGATGGTCGCTGGTAAAGGAGATATAGATGGCGGCCACTGCCAGAAGGAACAGGCCGGGCAAACCGCGGGCAAACCTGTCGATTTTTTGCTGAGACTGGTTTTTTTTATGGGCAGCGGCGGGAGTATTCATTGTTTTTTGGGACGACCGATGCAATAATGACAAGATTTTCAGCCCGTTGGAAATGGGCCGGGCCAAGATTTTTGGTAAACATTCAGTAACCCCCCTCCTGTCGGGAAAGGGGTTTTCTTCTACCAACGGCCGCTCCATTGAAAAGGGCCGGCTGTTCATAAACAGGCTATCAAGCAGGAACTCGCTTCGCCGCGGCGGCGATTCGGAAGCCATAAGCATATCATGCCGAAGTTGTTTCAATTTCCGCTTTTGCCGTCACGGCCGCGGCTCAAGGTCCGCTACACCGTTCGGTATAAGAAAACCCCTTTCCCGGTCCAACGTCAAACGTACGGGGCTTACCGAAACCTTACGATTTTTGAGGTGTGAAGAGCAAGGACGCGATGTCGGCATCAAGGTGTTTCTTCATGGAACGTTACCATGGGCCGGACGGGTTGGAAGATTGGTGGCAACGATAGATTCATGAAAGGTCTGGTTATAATTCCCACGTTCAACGAGGTTGACAATATCGCCCTGGTCGTTGCCAAGACCCTGGAGGCGGACCCTGGGCTTGATATCCTTATTATCGATGATAACTCACCGGACGGCACCGGAACGCTGGCCGACAGCCTGGCCGACCAACAGCCGCGGGTCCACGTCCTCCACCGGCCGCGGAAGCTGGGCCTGGGAACCGCATATATTGCAGGTTTTAAATATGCGGTCAATCGAAAATACGATCTGATTTTTGAGATGGACGCTGATCTGTCCCATGATCCGAAGTATCTGCCGGACTTCATTGAGGCTGCCACCACCGCCGATCTGGTGATCGGGTCGCGTTATCTCAACGGGGTCAATGTGGTTAACTGGCCCATGCACCGCCTTTTGCTCAGCTATCTGGCCAATATCTATGCCCGTCTCATTACCGGCATGTCGGTGCGGGATCTTACAAGCGGCTTCAAATGTTTCCGGCGGGAGGTCCTTGAGAGCCTGGACCTGACCCGGATCTCCTCCGAGGGCTATGCCTTTCAGGTCGAGATACATTTTCGTGTGTGGAAGAAGGGGTTTGTCCTCAGGGAGATACCTATTGTCTTCACTGATCGTACTTGCGCCTCGACCAAAATGGACAGCCACGTGATAGTCGAGGCCGTCTGGATTGTCTGGAAAATGAGATTGCTCGCCCTTGCCGGGAAGCTGTAAGGCTTTTTTAAGGGAGACGTGGTCGTATTGGCGGGCAGATGAACAGAATAAACGGGATAAAGCCAAGGTATTTTCTGTATGGGCTCTTACTCCTTGTCTTTGCCGCTTATGCCAATACCCTCTTTTCTCCACCGGTTCTTGATGATTTCACTGCCTTTGTAGAGAATCCTGCACTTGAAGTGGAGGATTTTTCCTGTCAATCTCTCCAGAAGATTGCCGGAGGGCGTTTCGGGATAACCCGCTTTCTGCCTCAACTCTCATTTGCGGTTGACAGGCGGCTGGGCAATGGGTTCATCATCCAGTTTCATCTGACCAACATTGCCATCCACCTCGCTGTTGTCTTTGCTCTGGTCATGTTCCTGCGAGCCGTGTTCCGCACCCGGGTGGGCAGAGAATCTGCCGGAGAATTTATAAGTCCCGACATGATGATCGTGCTTATCTGCGCCCTGTGGGCCTTGCATCCCGTTCATACCAATGTCGTTACATATATTGTCCAGAGGATGACGTCCATTGCGACATTATTTTATATTATCTCCCTGGCCGCGTATATTGAGGCTCGAATTGCCGCCGGGGTAAGAAAGTATTTGTTATTCTTCGTTTTTTTCTGTGCAGCCCTGGCTTCTTTTTTCAGTAAAGAGATTTCCGCAACCCTGCCGCTGGCCGTTATTCTCATTGAGTGGATTTTGATTAACCCGGAGTGGGGGAGGGACGTTTTCTCTCGGTTACGGTGGTATCACTGGCTGGCAGTGGTTATCATTCTGTTGCTTCTGGTTCCATTACTCCATTATCCCTGGAATGAGGTTGCCAAGGGGTATGCTTCACGCCATTTCACCCTGGGGGAGCGGCTCTTGACCCAGGCACGGGTTGTTGTTTTCTATATTGGCCTGCTTCTTCTGCCCTGGCCCGGCTGGATGAATCTTGACCATGATTTTGTCGTGTCGACATCCTTTCTTGACCCGCCGTCAACGCTTTTCTGCATTCTACTGCTGGTGTTGTTTCTGAGCGGTGGATTCGCCATGCGCAGGCGCTGCCCTCTTGTTTCATTCGGCGTGATATGGTTTTTTCTGCATCTGGCCCTGGAATCGACGGCCATTCCCCTGGAATTGGTTTTCGAGCACCGGCTCTACCTGCCTTCAATAGGTTTCTGGCTTGCTGTTGTCAGTGGATCCGGGGCGATGCTGGCAAGGTCTCCCTTCAGGGTCAACCGGAATGCATGTATTATTTCATTGGTGCTGGTTGTCGCGGTTTTCACGGGGTTGACCCGAACGAGGAACACGGCCTGGGAGAGTCGGTTGACCCTCACCATGGACTGCGCCATAAAATCACCTGCCAAGGCCCGTGCCGTGGCAAATTATGGCGAGGCTCTGGCCCAACAGGGGGACTTTGCGGAAGCGTTGCCAGTTTTGGAACGGGCTCTTGCAATCAGCCGTCCGCACCAGGAAGAATTTATCAGTGTCGCAAGCAATATTGTAACTCTCTTGGGCCAGCAGGGTCGGCATGGCGAGGCCATTTCCCGCGGCGAGACATACTGGCGGCAGATGTCTACACAAATGAACTTGATTAATCTTCCGAAATTCATGCTGGCCCTCGGGAGATCCTGTGCCCGGGCCGGCCGCTTCAGTGACGCCTTTCAGGCCCTGGTCATCGGTCTGCATTTCAGCCCCGGGTTGGATGCTCTTCATGATATGTTGCTGAGGGTATTACAGGATGCAAGTCGTGACGAAAGGGCGCGGGGCGAACTCGGCCTGGATGAAAATAACGGTGCGCTATACAGACGGATGGCCGAGGTGATGCTGGACGTTCGTGAGTATGAACTGGCCGGGCAGTACCTTGACAGGTATACGGAGTTGGCTCCTGATGATCTGGCGAAGCAGTTGCGTGATACTCTTGGGACCGTAAGAGATCTCAATCAAAGGGAGGAACGGTTGCTTCAATTACAAAATGATCAGGTATACAGAGAAGATACGGCATTTCATGTTTATATGAATGCCGCGCTTTTTTTTGAAAAATATTATCCGCTTTTTCAAGGAACTATAGTAAAAAGTCTTCTGGCCATGCTGGAAAGACGCAGTCCCGGGCATCCTTTTGCAGGGCTCCTTCGTGTTCGATGGAAAGCCCGACACTGTGATAAGGCTGAAGCAATTCAAGAAGCCGAGGCTCTGGTCGCACGCCATCCTGATTTTATTCCGGCACTAACTCAACTTGTCAGGTATTACCTTGATGAGGGGAGGAGAGAAGATGCCGCTCCATACCTTCGCCGGATATTATCCCTCTACCCCGGCCATTATAATTGGATGTATTATGAAAAGGTGGAGCTGGTGTCCCTGCCCGGGAGTAAGGGGGCACTGTTGCGAGATGCCTTTGGGGATATCGGCGGACAAAGGGTGATACAGGATGCTAAATGAAAAAATAACCGTGGTGCTCCCCGCCTTTAATGAGAAGGAAAATATAGGGGAGACGATTCTCTCCATCCGGGCCCATCTCCCTGAATGCGAGATCCTGGTGGTTGACGACGGCTCCACCGATGGGACCGGGGAGATCGCCCGGCAGGCCGGGACCCGGGTCTGTACTCATCCGTATAACATTGGCAACGGGGCCGCGGTCAAGACCGGGCTCAGGAACGCCAGGGGCGACTGGGTTGTTCTGATGGACGCGGATGGCCAGCACAACCCGGCCGATATTGCCGGGCTGCTGGCGCACAGGGACCGGTATGACATGGTGGTCGGCGCCCGGGGCAAGGATTCGGAGACCAGGTGGCACCGGGATCTGGCCAACCGGATTTTCAACGGCCTGGCCGGTTATGTGACCAGGTTCAAGGTGCATGATCTTACCTCCGGATTCCGCCTGCTGCGAAGGGCCACGGCGCGGCAGTTCATCTATCTGCTGCCCAATACCTTTTCCTATCCCTCCACCATTACCATGGCCTATCTGCGTAGCGGCCGGAGCGTGAAATATGTCCCGATCAGGACCCGGGCCAGGAAGGGCAAAAGCAAGATCAGGCTGGCCCGCGACGGGGTCCGCTTTCTCTTGATTATCACCAAGATCGCCACCCTGTTCTCCCCGTTCCGGATCTTTTTGCCGGTGAGCTTTGTCTTTTTTCTCACCGGAGTGATGTATTATGTCTACACTTTTATTACCACGCATCGTTTTACCAACATGTCCGCCTTACTGCTGACAACATCGGTTGTCATCTTCATGATGGGATTGATCTCGGAGCAGATTTCCCAGATGCGCTACGAGCGGATTGACCGGGATGGAGAAGAGTAGATCTCAGACCCTGGCCGCGGATTCAACCCTGTTGCCGGCCCGGTAAAATTCCCCGCGCCGAGATCGAAAAGAGATACAATGTTCAGGAAATATCAATGGTATAGCTGGGCTCTGCGGCTGGCTGTCTTTTTTGCCGTGTTCTGGGTCATCGGCCGGAATATCGGCGAGATCAGACGGTATGACTTCAGCTGTGACTGGCGGCTCCTTTTTTTCAGTTTTGTCTCGCTTACTATCGGTTACCTTGCCATTGTCAGGGTATGGATAGGGTTGACCGGTGAGTTCGGCATCCGGGTTCCCTTTGCAAAGGCAGCCAAGGCCTGGTTTGTTTCTCAGCTCGGCAAGTATGTCCCCGGCAAGGTCGTCCTGCTGTTGGTACGGTTTGATGTGTACCAGGGATATCCGAAGCGCACCATTGTCATTGCCACCTGGATCGAGTACGTCGTCTCCCTGGTTGCCTCCGGGATGCTGATCCTGCTGGCCCTGGCCGCGGCGCCGCAACTGGTGCCGCCCACTGTCCGTTGGCTGGCCGGGATTGGGACGCTGCTTTTTATGGGACTGCTCTGGCCGCCCTGGCTGGCCCGCTACGTCAACTGGGGTTTAGTGGCTCTGGGTAAGGATACCATTGACGAGTTTCCGTCCTATCCGGCCCTTCTTCGTTTCGTCGGGGGGTTTGTGTTTGTCGGCCTGCTCCACGGCCTGGGCCTGTTCTTGACCATCCGTTCCTTTTTTGCCGTGGATTTTTCATACTTTCTCATTATTGCCGGGGTGTACGAGGCGGCCGCCCTCATCGGCCTGGCGGCGGTGTTTGCTCCCAGCGGCTTAGGGGTGCGGGAGGGTGTGCTGTTTCTCGTGCTCCCCTTGTTTCTTCCCCTGCCGGTCGTTATTGTCAGTTCCATCCTTATCCGGTTGATCACCACCGGGGTGGAGCTGTTGTTGAGTTGTCTATTCCTCGGCCTTGACAAGTATTCCGGCACCAGCGGCAGACCGGTGTACTCGCAACATGGATAGGTGGTTGAGCAGGGTGCAACCGGCAGACATGAACCAGGACAGGAGCATTTACATAATCAGCGGCAAGTCGCCAATGAACCTGCCCGGCGGGCTGGGTGCCTATGCCATCAACCTGGCTAGAATTTTCAGGGAACTGGGCTATGCGGTTTCTGTTCTCGGTTTCAGTGAACAGGCGGATGAGTTTCAGCGGGACGGCATTACCTTTATCCATGTTCACACCCCCTTTGACCGGCTCAAGGGGTTGGGGGTTGGCCTTATCACCCCCTATTTCCTCCGGACTCTGCGCCGGAAGATCGACGCTGATAACGCCGGAGAGATCCTGGTCTACGGCATGGCCAGCTGGAATTACGTGGGGATTCGGTTGAAGAAGGCGTTGCCGGGGCGCAATATAAAGACCCTGGTGAGCTGTTTCACCACCCATAAGCATGAGCTGATGGGCCATATCCGGGGGGCGCCGATCCGGGATTACGGCCCTGGCCCCTTTATCAAGTACGGGCTGGCCTATCTGCTCGACCTGATTTTTGTCCGGGGTTTCGACCGGACGGCGATCATGGGCGCGGACCGGATAATCGTTCATTATCAATCCACCAGGAAGATTCTGGAGGAGGATTACGGCGCCGTTTCTCCGGAACGGCTCCGCACCATACCCTACTGCGTGGAAATCTATAAAAGGATATCCTCTGAGCAGCGGGACAAGGAGGTCCTGGCGATCGGCAAGGAGCGGCCCTGGGTGGTGGTGATCTGCCGGCAGGATCCGCGCAAGGGCATCAACACCTTCTTAAAGGCGATCCGGATTCTCAAGGACCAGGGGATTGATTTCGATTGTTTTATCGTCGGCTCCGGCCCGTTTCTGGAGGACAACCGGAGGCTGGCTCGGCGATTGGGGCTGGGAGAGAAGGTGCGCTTTCTCGGGTTTGTCGACGATATCCAGCCCTTTCTCCATGGGGCCGACGTCTATGTTCTGCCTTCGCTGGAGGAGGGCAGCGGGGCGATCTCCCTGCTTGAGGCGATGAAGGTGGGGGCGGCCATTGTCACCACCCGCTGCGACGGGATCCCCGAGGACTTTACCCATGAACGTAACGGGCTGCTGGTTGAGATGAACGATCATCAAGATATGGCACACCAGATCCGGAGGATCCTTGAGGACCGGGACCTGAAAATGAGGTTATCCAGGAATGCGACAAGGGATTATAATGCCAGGTTCAAGTTCGAGGGGATGTTGCGGGCAATGACCGGGATTGTCGAGGAATTATAAACCGTAAAGGGTCTTATCCCCCTTAAGGGGGTACTGAAAAGGTAAGGTTTCGGTAAACCCCGCACGTTTGAGGTTGGACCGGGAAAGGGGTTTTCTTATAGCGAACGGTGTAGCGGACCCTGAGCCGCGGCCGTGACGGCAAAAGCGGAATTTGAAACAACTTCGGCAGGATATGCTTATGGCTTCCGAATCGCCGCCGCGGCGAAGCGAGTTCCTGCTTGATAGCCTGTTTATGAACAGCCGGCCCTTCTCAATGGAGCGGCCGTTGGTAGAAGAAGACCCCTTTCCCGACAGGAGGGGTTTACTGAATGTTTACCTGAAAAGAGTCCAACTCCGCCGGTGAGGGGAATTTCATGCAAGGGATTGAAACAATAGTTGAAAACGGGCGGATATATGCGATTATCGTCCGCAATAATTTCTGCAGCGCGGAGAAGTATAATTTTCTGACCCCCACCGAGTACCCGCTCCAGCTAGGCGCTAATTTTTACTCGGCCGGCGAGGAGATAAAAAAACATTACCATCCCGACAAGGAGGTGTCGATCCGGACCGTGCAGGAATTTATCGTGGTCAATCGCGGCCGGCTCCGGGTACTTTTTTTTGACGATAACCAGGAGTTCTCCAGGGACGCGGTCCTGGAACAGGGCGATATGATCTTTCTGGCCAGCGGCGGACACGGCTTCGAGGTGCTGGAGGATACCACCATTGTTGAGATAAAACAGGGGCCGTACGCCGGCGTTGATGACAAGGTTCTCTTTTAAGGACAGGGTGCGGCGATGGCGGAAAAAGAATTTATCCCGGTGTGTGAGCCCTTGCTGGCCGGTAATGAACTGGAGTATGTTCAACAGGCGGTCTCCACCGGCTGGATCTCCTCCAGCGGCGGGTTTGTCACCGAGTTTGAAAAAAAATTTGCCGAATTCTGCGGGGTCAGATTCGGGGTGACCACCAACACCGGCACCGCGGCCCTGCACCTCGCCTGTGTCGCCGCTGGAATCGGGCCCGGCGACGAGGTGATCATCCCCTCCTTTACCATGATCTCCACCGCCTTTGCCGTCTGTTACTGCGGGGCAACCCCGGTGTTTGTCGACTGCGAGCGGGAGACCTGGAATATTGACATCACCCGGATCGAGGAGAAGATCAGCCGCCGGACCAGGGCCATCCTGCCGGTGCATATCTACGGCCATCCCTGTGATATGGACCCGATCCTGGAGATTGCCCGCCACCACAACCTCCTGGTCATCGAGGACGCTGCCGAGGTGCATGGAGCGGAGTACAAGGGCCGGCGGTGCGGCAGCCTCGGCGATCTGGGCTGTTTCAGCTTTTTCGCCAACAAGATCGTCACCACCGGGGAGGGGGGAATGGTGGTCACCGACAACGCGGAGCTGCGCGACCGATGCCGCTATTACAAGAATCTGGCCTTCCCCCTGGAGGGGGCCCGGGACTACCGGCATGAGCATATCGGTTTCAACTATCGGATGTCCAACCTGATTGCCGCCCTGGGGGTGGCTCAGACCGAAAAGGCGGCTGAGTATGCGGAGTCTCGGCAACGGAATGCGCGTCTGTACCGGCAACACCTCCAGGGCACGGCCGGCATCTCGTTCCAGCAGGAAAAAGAATGGGCCAAAAGTGTTTCCTGGATGTTCGGAATCCTGATCGAGGACGATTTCGGCCCGGACCGGGACGAGGTGGCAACCGGGTTGCGGGAAGCTGGTATCGACAGCCGGTTTTTCTTTACGCCGATGCACCTGCAGCCTTCCCTGCGGAATCACGGCTGCGATTGCTCCGGAACCTATCCGGTGGCCGAGGAGATTGGCCGCAGGGGACTCTATCTGCCATCCGGCTCCGGGCTGGGCGAAGCGCGGATCGACCGGGTCTGTGAAGCGCTTCTGGCCCTGAGAGGATGATGGCCGGAAACAAGCCGCGTGTTTTGCCGGTTGGTTGCCGTGATGCGGCTGCCGGTGAAGAATCTACTTTCCAAGAGGTCGTCACCTTTGAATAAAATCCTTTTTATCGGGTATCCCTGCCAGGTTACGGCAATCAAGCGATTGCAGGTTTTCCTGGCCTATATTGAAAAGAACTATCCCGGCCGGGCAGTGACCTGGCCCCAACAGTATCCGGCCCTGCGGGATCTGCAGTGGGTCAAGGATATCGAACTGCTGATCGGGCAGTTCTGCCGGGCCGGCACCTGCCACTCGGGCCTGTCCGGAATTTTTCAGCGTCACGGCATCGATAT is a genomic window containing:
- a CDS encoding DegT/DnrJ/EryC1/StrS family aminotransferase, whose protein sequence is MAEKEFIPVCEPLLAGNELEYVQQAVSTGWISSSGGFVTEFEKKFAEFCGVRFGVTTNTGTAALHLACVAAGIGPGDEVIIPSFTMISTAFAVCYCGATPVFVDCERETWNIDITRIEEKISRRTRAILPVHIYGHPCDMDPILEIARHHNLLVIEDAAEVHGAEYKGRRCGSLGDLGCFSFFANKIVTTGEGGMVVTDNAELRDRCRYYKNLAFPLEGARDYRHEHIGFNYRMSNLIAALGVAQTEKAAEYAESRQRNARLYRQHLQGTAGISFQQEKEWAKSVSWMFGILIEDDFGPDRDEVATGLREAGIDSRFFFTPMHLQPSLRNHGCDCSGTYPVAEEIGRRGLYLPSGSGLGEARIDRVCEALLALRG